In Anopheles gambiae chromosome 2, idAnoGambNW_F1_1, whole genome shotgun sequence, a single window of DNA contains:
- the LOC133395067 gene encoding uncharacterized protein LOC133395067, with amino-acid sequence MNPEGHSSGTVRYSAAYWLPQGCTSATSTATYTASFTATTTSTTTSTTTTATTTNTTTTTSTTRTTGTKSTIKIISNTVIRPAKTVATGKQEGMILTSEQYRLMQKRSMTVEEMGRAGGKQAKFSKVSEYRPSAPVQDSRHPAIPSSITVRKVMGKRPAITTANTTV; translated from the coding sequence ATGAATCCGGAAGGGCACTCCAGTGGAACTGTTCGGTACAGTGCGGCTTATTGGCTGCCGCAGGGCTGTACCAGCGCCACCTCCACAGCCACCTACACAGCCTCCTtcacagccaccaccaccagcaccacaaccagcaccaccaccacagccaccaccaccaacaccaccaccaccacttctACCACTCGAACCACCGGCACCAAGAGCACCATAAAAATTATTTCCAACACCGTTATTCGTCCAGCAAAAACCGTTGCCACAGGGAAGCAGGAGGGTATGATACTGACATCGGAACAATATAGATTGATGCAGAAGCGGTCAATGACTGTGGAGGAAATGGGTCGGGCAGGTGGCAAGCAGGCCAAGTTCTCAAAAGTATCAGAATACCGGCCTTCTGCTCCCGTCCAGGACTCCCGTCACCCCGCCATACCATCGTCCATTACCGTGCGGAAGGTTATGGGTAAGCGCCCCGCCATcaccaccgccaacaccaccGTCTGA
- the LOC4578469 gene encoding uncharacterized protein LOC4578469 isoform X1: MFLLVAGFVVLKDRLIDAAYQHFMLLMMAVTFMSTTYHRAKWELADSYLHRFVAAYGDLYSPVLMNSNVHNLLHVYNDVCRFDGLKNISAFIFEAFLHDLKKLVHSGRHSLVQAVHRLLELQHVIVAKRQQNKPVDEPSVRTVGVDTITTVRQGFALRKNFRDQWFMTNSGEVVRYETATKTGKDVTVQVYAFFKQVPAFTEPCLSTEANIYSANMVDLNKGELQHYTSSTLMCKVAAVETEQEGVLMFVPLTHTYIC, from the coding sequence ATGTTTCTGTTGGTTGCCGGTTTCGTTGTTCTGAAGGATAGACTTATCGATGCAGCGTACCAACACTtcatgttgttgatgatggctGTGACGTTCATGTCCACCACGTACCATCGCGCTAAATGGGAACTGGCTGATTCATATTTGCATAGGTTTGTGGCAGCCTATGGAGATCTGTACAGCCCGGTTCTCATGAATAGCAACGTGCATAACTTGCTGCACGTTTACAATGATGTTTGCAGGTTCGATGGGCTTAAAAACATATCAGCCTTCATTTTTGAGGCATTTTTGCATGACCTCAAAAAGTTGGTGCATTCCGGGAGGCACAGCCTGGTACAAGCGGTCCATCGTCTGCTGGAACTGCAACATGTCATTGTTGCCAAgcgtcagcaaaacaaaccggtGGACGAACCATCGGTGCGCACGGTTGGTGTCGACACCATAACGACCGTGCGGCAGGGCTTCGCGCTGCGAAAAAACTTTCGCGATCAATGGTTTATGACCAACTCGGGCGAGGTGGTCCGTTACGAAACGGCCACAAAAACAGGCAAGGACGTTACGGTGCAGGTGTACGCGTTTTTCAAACAGGTGCCTGCCTTTACGGAACCTTGCCTTTCAACGGAGGCGAATATTTACTCTGCCAACATGGTAGATTTGAACAAGGGTGAACTGCAACACTACACCAGCAGCACGCTGATGTGCAAGGTAGCTGCAGTGGAAACGGAACAGGAAGGGGTGTTAATGTTTGTACCGTTGACACACACTTACATTTGCTag
- the LOC4578469 gene encoding uncharacterized protein LOC4578469 isoform X2 gives MSIWTVTRIHRPPVQSDGRNHSLSRIFSCFLFPSYGKFVKQRFELPVPGTASYPSPEHAVEGLDVLVRQTANSCQPSSVLFPSIALSLSRVQPNFKTGTATDRKCKQTSTQIQPVLIPAVKSFPIESVKMASNQDKKSGLMSHAISRLYKQRLEEVERELLLAQQPEPPTADDRARDAVPVQFEDVPMPMEVIDDAAPLSESEEEGTTDASSGEDTDVEDIQVEVEMPDHPYGDLSCEDGLRM, from the exons atgtctatttggacggtaACCCGCATACATCGGCCccctgtgcaaagcgacggaagaaatcattccctttcgcgcattttctcatgctttctttttccctcctacggcaaatttgtcaagcagcgtttcgagctacccgtccctggcaccgcttcatacccctcgcctgagcacgctgtcgaaggtttggatgtgttggtgcgtcagacggccaatagctgtcagccgtcgtccgtgctttttccctccatagcgctatctctttcacgcgtgcagcccaatTTTAAGACCGGTACCGCTACCGatagaaaatgtaaacaaacgtcaacacaaattcaaccagtgcTCATCCCTGCCGTGAAAAGTTTCCCGATAGAAAGCGTGAAAATGGCCTCAAATCAGGACAAGAAAAGTGGCTTGATGTCCCATGCAATTTCCCGGCTCTACAAGCAGCGTCtggaggaagtggaaaggGAACTCCTTCTTGCCCAGCAGCCAGAACCTCCGACTGCGG ATGACCGAGCGCGTGATGCTGTGCCAGTGCAGTTTGAAGATGTTCCGATGCCCATGGAAGTGATCG ACGATGCTGCTCCGCTTAGCGAAAGCGAGGAGGAAGGTACGACCGACGCAAGCAGCGGCGAGGATACAGACGTGGAGGATATCCAGGTCGAGGTGGAAATGCCAGACCATCCGTACGGAGATCTTTCGTGCGAGGATGGCTTGAGGATGTGA